The Anopheles coluzzii chromosome 2, AcolN3, whole genome shotgun sequence genome window below encodes:
- the LOC120949028 gene encoding signal peptide peptidase-like 3, translating to MSEGFGNGQQEGAAAAAAAAAAAAAAAAAGQLVVDDNLLGHGGGAGGAGGGGDGNEYQWAYGTIMDSSRVSTCLISMLLIVYGSFRSLNMEQEQREKEKKRQSESMNNLLTGEPVQQEQNKFATLDTMHALCLPLGASISLLVMFFFFDSMQMLFAVCTAIIATVALAFLLLPMCQYIIRPCTDGNRISFGVCGRFTAAELFSFSLAVSIVCIWVLTGHWLLMDAMGMGLCVAFIAFVRLPSLKVSTLLLTGLLIYDVFWVFFSSYIFSTNVMVKVATRPADNPVGIVARKLNLGGIVKEPPKLNLPGKLVFPSIHNSGHFSMLGLGDIVMPGLLLCFVLRYDAYKKSQSTQTAEAGVPPPKGVGSKLTYFHCSLLGYFLGLLTATVSSEVFKAAQPALLYLVPFTLLPLLTMAYLKGDLRRMWSEPFIIQQASKQLEV from the exons ATGTCGGAAGGATTTGGCAACGGCCAACaggaaggagcagcagcagcagcagcagcagcagcggcggcggcagcagctgcCGCAGCAGGACAGCTAGTGGTGGACGACAACCTTCTCGGACAcggcggtggtgctggtggtgctggtggtggtggtgacggcAACGAATACCAGTGGGCGTACGGCACGATCATGGACTCGTCCCGCGTCTCGACCTGTCTCATCTCGATGCTGCTGATCGTGTACGGCAGCTTCCGGAGCCTGAACATGGAGCAGGAACAGcgggagaaggaaaagaaacgacAGAGCGAAAGCATGAACAACCTACTGACCGGTGAACCGGTCCAGCAGGAACAGA ACAAATTCGCCACATTGGACACGATGCACGCACTGTGCTTACCTCTCGGTGCATCGATCTCGCTGCTagtgatgtttttcttcttcgactCAATGCAGATGCTGTTTGCGGTCTGCACAGCAA TAATCGCCACCGTTGCCCTAGCCTTTCTGCTGCTTCCGATGTGCCAGTACATTATCCGGCCGTGCACGGACGGCAATCGGATATCGTTCGGCGTGTGTGGACGCTTTACGGCGGCGGAACTGTTTAGCTTTTCGCTCGCCGTATCGATCGTGTGCATTTGGGTGCTGACCGGGCACTGGCTGCTGATGGACGCCATGGGCATGGGGCTGTGCGTCGCGTTCATCGCGTTTGTGCGACTGCCGAGCCTGAAGGTGTcgacgctgctgctgaccgGGCTGCTCATCTACGACGTGTTTTGGGTGTTCTTTTCCTCGTACATCTTCAGCACGAACGTGATGGTGAAGGTGGCGACCCGGCCGGCCGACAATCCGGTCGGCATTGTGGCGCGCAAGCTGAACCTGGGCGGCATCGTGAAGGAACCGCCCAAGCTGAACCTGCCCGGCAAGCTGGTGTTTCCGAGCATCCACAACAGCGGCCACTTTTCGATGCTCGGTCTGGGCGATATCGTGATGCcggggctgctgctgtgctttGTGCTGCGCTACGACGCTTACAAAAAGTCCCAGTCCACCCAGACGGCCGAGGCCGGCGTTCCACCACCGAAAGGAGTTGGCTCGAAGCTTACTTATTTTCATTGTTCCTTATTAGG TTACTTCCTTGGATTGTTAACCGCGACTGTCAGTTCTGAAGTATTCAAAGCGGCACAGCCTGCGCTGCTGTATCTCGTACCGTTTACACTGCTACCTCTGCTTACGATGGCATATCTGAAG GGTGATCTGCGACGCATGTGGAGTGAACCGTTCATCATCCAACAAGCTTCGAAGCAGCTAGAGGTATAA